The Salinibacterium sp. M195 genome includes a window with the following:
- a CDS encoding GNAT family N-acetyltransferase, which yields MQTFSLTSERLTLDALTGDDVELMTAYCQDPIFEHTLTIPWPYVKSDAEFFINNLVPQWWDDDDEYTWAIRETGKPELLGVISFRLYNDTIGYWMGEPHRGKGLMKEAVAEVCRWVFSTGRPEVRWEALVGNKASAAIAKKLGFIYTGIEPASSEYRGGTHPPSWWATLTAPDENPSYEVESGQPWPV from the coding sequence ATGCAAACTTTTTCTCTCACAAGCGAACGCCTCACTCTCGATGCCCTCACTGGTGACGATGTCGAGCTCATGACCGCCTACTGCCAAGACCCGATCTTTGAGCACACGCTCACGATCCCGTGGCCGTATGTGAAGTCAGATGCCGAATTCTTCATCAACAACTTGGTGCCGCAGTGGTGGGACGACGACGACGAATACACCTGGGCGATCCGCGAAACGGGCAAGCCTGAACTGCTCGGCGTCATCAGCTTTCGGCTCTACAACGACACCATCGGCTACTGGATGGGCGAACCCCACCGCGGCAAAGGCCTCATGAAAGAAGCCGTCGCTGAAGTATGCCGCTGGGTCTTCTCCACTGGTCGCCCCGAAGTGCGCTGGGAAGCCCTCGTCGGCAACAAAGCCTCAGCGGCGATCGCCAAAAAACTCGGCTTCATCTACACCGGCATCGAGCCCGCCTCAAGCGAATACCGCGGCGGAACGCATCCGCCGTCGTGGTGGGCAACGCTCACTGCGCCAGATGAGAACCCCAGCTACGAGGTCGAATCTGGTCAACCTTGGCCGGTCTAG
- a CDS encoding GNAT family N-acetyltransferase, producing MQPVVLTTERLTLDLLIDADVDVMTSYCQDTALKDAVPIPWPYGREHADGFINVLAPQWWEDGTEFTWAIRRTGDPLLLGVVGFNVESTAIGYWLGAPHRGNGFMPEAVAEAVSWLHSVGHTELHWEAVVGNVASARVAQKVGFDYTSTAPALGRFRDDTRPLCWHAHRAADNGELSEPTDAVLPWPI from the coding sequence ATGCAGCCCGTTGTCCTGACGACCGAACGGCTTACTCTCGACTTGCTCATTGACGCGGATGTCGATGTGATGACCTCGTACTGTCAGGACACGGCGCTCAAAGATGCAGTTCCCATTCCATGGCCCTACGGGCGCGAACATGCGGATGGGTTCATCAATGTGCTCGCACCCCAGTGGTGGGAAGACGGCACTGAATTCACGTGGGCCATTCGCCGCACGGGCGACCCGCTGCTGCTTGGTGTCGTTGGATTCAACGTGGAGAGCACCGCGATCGGGTATTGGTTGGGCGCTCCCCACCGCGGTAACGGTTTTATGCCCGAGGCTGTGGCTGAGGCGGTGAGTTGGCTTCACTCCGTGGGGCACACTGAGCTGCACTGGGAGGCGGTCGTGGGAAATGTCGCGTCGGCGCGCGTTGCCCAGAAGGTTGGCTTCGACTACACCAGCACCGCACCTGCGTTGGGACGATTCCGCGACGATACTCGCCCGCTGTGCTGGCACGCGCACCGCGCTGCCGACAACGGTGAACTCTCCGAACCGACAGACGCGGTGCTGCCGTGGCCGATTTAG
- the ptsP gene encoding phosphoenolpyruvate--protein phosphotransferase, translating to MELQGVGVGRSVAIGKVVRMPDPLPEPKDARHSGDAAAEKDAAASALTFVAADLRARAEKADAEANEVLTATALMAEDPSILESVNELIDSGKTAERAVFEAFGKFRELLISLGGMMAERATDLGDVCQRVVANLRGVAAPGVPQRDEPFVLVADDLAPADTALLELDKVLALVTRQGGPTSHTAILARSKAIPAIMGVADALNLSDDTVVIVDAGAGTVTTEPSAEQLAAAEARIAELAAAANAPITDGALADGTLVPLLANLGTPSEAAQAVELGAEGVGLFRTELMFLDATSAPTVEEQTKEYTEMLQHFPGKKVVVRALDAGADKPLSFMDMGEEANPALGQRGLRSLRVNENILRDQLTALVNAQNATDADLWVMAPMVSDAEETDYFVALGRELGLNTVGVMAEVPSLAVLADQIAERSDFVSIGSNDLTQYTLAADRMLGTLAKFQDPWHPAVLRLVKMLGDAGAAAGKPVGVCGEAAADPQLAVVLVGLGVTSLSMTPAALADVRAELKTVTLEQAKVRAAAAINATTGPTAREAAAQAG from the coding sequence ATGGAACTTCAAGGTGTTGGAGTCGGACGATCGGTTGCCATTGGGAAGGTCGTGCGCATGCCCGACCCTCTTCCGGAACCGAAAGATGCTCGCCATTCTGGTGATGCTGCGGCCGAGAAAGATGCGGCAGCTTCTGCGCTGACCTTCGTGGCTGCTGACCTGCGCGCGCGGGCAGAGAAAGCGGACGCGGAAGCCAACGAAGTGCTGACCGCTACGGCACTCATGGCAGAAGACCCGTCCATTCTCGAGAGTGTCAATGAGCTCATCGATAGCGGCAAGACTGCCGAACGTGCGGTGTTCGAGGCCTTCGGCAAATTCCGCGAGCTGCTCATTTCGCTCGGCGGAATGATGGCAGAGCGCGCCACTGATCTCGGCGATGTCTGCCAGCGCGTCGTTGCCAATCTTCGTGGCGTTGCTGCCCCTGGTGTTCCCCAGCGCGATGAGCCATTCGTTTTGGTTGCGGACGATCTCGCTCCGGCCGACACGGCCCTTCTCGAGCTCGACAAGGTGCTTGCTCTCGTTACGCGTCAGGGCGGCCCCACCAGCCACACCGCAATTCTTGCTCGCTCCAAAGCGATTCCGGCCATCATGGGTGTTGCCGACGCTCTCAATCTTTCTGATGACACTGTGGTGATTGTGGATGCCGGTGCCGGCACTGTCACGACGGAGCCGAGCGCTGAGCAACTCGCCGCAGCAGAGGCCCGCATTGCGGAGCTTGCCGCCGCCGCCAATGCCCCCATCACCGATGGTGCGCTCGCCGATGGAACGCTCGTTCCCCTCCTCGCCAATCTCGGTACGCCCTCAGAAGCCGCTCAAGCTGTTGAACTGGGTGCTGAGGGTGTCGGACTCTTCCGCACCGAGCTCATGTTCCTCGACGCCACTAGCGCGCCGACGGTAGAAGAGCAGACCAAGGAATACACCGAGATGCTTCAGCACTTCCCGGGAAAAAAGGTTGTCGTGCGCGCCCTTGATGCTGGTGCAGATAAGCCGCTGAGTTTCATGGACATGGGCGAAGAGGCTAACCCTGCTCTTGGCCAACGTGGGCTGCGCTCGCTGCGCGTCAACGAAAACATCCTGCGTGACCAGCTGACCGCTCTGGTCAACGCCCAGAATGCGACCGACGCCGACCTCTGGGTGATGGCCCCGATGGTGTCGGATGCCGAAGAGACCGACTACTTCGTCGCGCTTGGTCGCGAACTTGGCCTCAACACCGTCGGTGTGATGGCCGAGGTTCCCTCGCTCGCTGTTCTCGCCGACCAGATCGCAGAACGCAGTGACTTCGTCTCGATCGGCTCTAACGACCTCACCCAGTACACGCTGGCTGCGGACCGGATGCTCGGCACCCTCGCCAAGTTCCAAGACCCGTGGCATCCTGCGGTATTGCGTCTCGTGAAGATGCTCGGTGACGCTGGTGCTGCTGCGGGCAAGCCAGTCGGAGTCTGTGGCGAAGCTGCCGCCGACCCCCAGCTCGCTGTTGTGCTCGTCGGTCTTGGTGTCACAAGCCTCTCAATGACGCCTGCCGCGCTCGCCGATGTGCGTGCCGAGCTCAAGACGGTAACGCTCGAACAGGCTAAAGTCCGAGCCGC
- a CDS encoding YihY/virulence factor BrkB family protein: MQLAQRLRPAIEWVLHLRPVRVFMHYAEKLGPILASGLSYQAIFAVFAAIWVGFAVAGFIVQGDPVLLDAVYNFISTNIPGLIGDGSGNGAISRETLADTSILGITGAIAAVGLIFTALGWIASGRDAVRSMFALESSETNFLILKFKDLGLAVGFGLAVLLSAAMSVASTAALNWILELISIDEDSQAARIATRGVALVIVLILDAATLGVFYRVVSGIKIPFRILAQGTVIAALALGALKFGGSFLLEGATRNPLLASFAVIIGLLIWFNLICQIILIGSAWIAVSADDADLDISGEKRDEDAPRAVAATKAGEEAKAHKTVVAERKLDRQDGRKAQAPTEVKSENAKDEHADRNKAKNTDSEKKFARTFKRMLKRNKKR, encoded by the coding sequence ATGCAGCTTGCGCAACGACTGAGACCAGCGATTGAGTGGGTACTTCACCTGCGTCCCGTGCGTGTCTTCATGCACTACGCCGAGAAGCTAGGGCCAATCCTCGCATCCGGGCTCTCCTATCAGGCGATCTTCGCCGTCTTCGCGGCGATCTGGGTTGGCTTCGCCGTGGCCGGCTTCATCGTTCAAGGCGACCCTGTGCTGTTGGATGCCGTCTACAACTTCATCTCCACCAACATCCCGGGCCTCATCGGAGACGGCAGCGGAAACGGCGCCATTAGCCGGGAAACCCTCGCCGACACCAGCATTCTGGGTATCACGGGTGCAATCGCGGCCGTCGGTCTTATCTTCACCGCGCTGGGATGGATCGCCTCTGGCCGGGATGCCGTGCGCTCCATGTTCGCCCTCGAAAGCTCCGAAACCAATTTCTTGATTCTGAAGTTCAAGGACCTCGGTCTTGCCGTCGGATTTGGTCTTGCTGTGCTGTTATCTGCCGCGATGTCCGTCGCAAGTACCGCTGCTCTCAACTGGATTCTCGAGCTGATCTCGATCGATGAAGATTCGCAGGCCGCTCGCATCGCTACTCGAGGCGTGGCGCTCGTCATCGTCCTTATCCTGGACGCAGCAACCCTTGGCGTTTTCTATCGCGTCGTTTCGGGCATCAAGATTCCCTTCCGGATCCTTGCCCAAGGCACCGTTATCGCTGCGCTCGCCCTTGGCGCGCTCAAGTTTGGTGGAAGCTTCCTGCTCGAAGGGGCAACCCGCAATCCTCTGCTCGCCTCGTTCGCCGTCATTATCGGTCTGCTGATTTGGTTCAACCTCATCTGCCAAATCATTCTCATTGGATCGGCGTGGATCGCGGTTTCGGCTGATGACGCTGATCTCGATATCAGTGGAGAGAAGCGCGACGAGGATGCACCGCGTGCCGTGGCAGCGACGAAGGCTGGCGAAGAGGCGAAGGCGCACAAGACGGTCGTGGCTGAGCGAAAACTCGACCGTCAAGACGGCCGCAAAGCTCAGGCCCCTACTGAGGTGAAAAGCGAGAACGCCAAAGACGAGCACGCGGACCGGAACAAGGCCAAGAACACAGACAGCGAGAAGAAATTCGCGCGCACTTTCAAGCGGATGCTGAAACGCAACAAGAAGCGCTAG
- a CDS encoding exodeoxyribonuclease III — MATRLRIASVNVNGVRAAYRKGMGDWLDARDIDILALQEVRAADADIEGLLGDGWNILHDAATAKGRAGVALASRKGSAASAPLAHRVALGADDFDSAGRWLEADFNVAGKTVTVVSTYVHSGVVDTPKQVEKYKFLEAMLVRLPELAAHSDHALIVGDLNVGHRELDIKNWRGNRKKAGFLLEERAYFDRIFGAAGETIECVDGTTAPGLGWVDVGRQFAGEVDGPYTWWSQRGQAFDTDTGWRIDYHVATPALAATVADYRIDKAGAWDERWSDHAPVVVDYSI, encoded by the coding sequence ATGGCAACACGTCTTCGCATCGCATCCGTCAACGTCAATGGTGTTCGCGCCGCCTACCGCAAGGGCATGGGCGACTGGCTAGATGCCCGAGACATCGACATTCTCGCGCTGCAAGAGGTTCGCGCCGCCGACGCCGACATCGAAGGGTTGCTCGGCGATGGTTGGAACATCCTGCACGACGCCGCGACGGCAAAGGGCCGCGCGGGAGTCGCGCTGGCCTCACGCAAGGGTTCTGCGGCATCCGCCCCTCTTGCTCACCGCGTAGCTCTCGGTGCCGACGATTTCGATAGCGCCGGGCGTTGGCTCGAAGCCGACTTCAATGTTGCGGGTAAGACCGTCACCGTCGTGAGCACCTACGTTCACTCGGGTGTCGTCGATACCCCTAAGCAGGTTGAGAAGTACAAGTTCCTCGAGGCCATGCTCGTGCGCCTGCCCGAACTTGCCGCCCACAGCGACCACGCCCTTATCGTCGGTGACCTTAACGTTGGCCACCGCGAACTCGACATTAAGAACTGGCGCGGCAACCGCAAAAAGGCTGGTTTCCTTCTCGAAGAGCGTGCCTACTTCGACCGCATCTTTGGTGCGGCCGGCGAGACCATCGAATGTGTCGACGGCACGACCGCCCCCGGCCTCGGTTGGGTGGATGTCGGCCGCCAGTTTGCTGGTGAAGTCGACGGCCCATACACCTGGTGGTCGCAACGCGGCCAAGCTTTTGACACCGACACTGGTTGGCGTATCGATTACCACGTCGCCACCCCCGCGCTTGCGGCCACCGTTGCGGATTACCGCATCGATAAGGCCGGCGCCTGGGATGAGCGCTGGAGCGATCACGCTCCCGTCGTTGTTGACTATTCGATCTGA
- the trpS gene encoding tryptophan--tRNA ligase, whose product MSTTPRLFSGMQPSADSLHVGNYIGALMQWREMQQNYNAVFCVVDMHAITVPQEPELLRAQTRRTAAQYIAGGIDPEHSVLFVQSQVPAHAELAWVLNTITGFGEASRMTQFKDKSAKQGSDAASVGLFTYPVLMAADILLYDTAIVPVGEDQRQHIELTRDLATRFNSRFGDTFVMPEPQIQKATAKIYDLQNPESKMSKSATTDAGVLWLLDEPTKTAKKIKSAVTDADREIRFDRGEKPGVSNLLTLHSTFSGTSVADLEAQFEGKGYGDLKKEVAEVVTAEFAPVRERTLELLNDPAELDRMLSKNAERANEMAQKTLDRVYDRIGFLPRVR is encoded by the coding sequence ATGAGCACCACACCCCGCCTGTTTTCCGGCATGCAGCCGTCTGCCGATTCGCTCCACGTGGGCAACTACATTGGCGCGCTCATGCAATGGCGCGAGATGCAGCAGAACTACAATGCGGTCTTCTGCGTTGTTGACATGCACGCCATCACCGTTCCGCAGGAGCCCGAGCTACTGCGCGCTCAGACCCGTCGCACCGCCGCGCAGTACATTGCCGGCGGTATCGACCCCGAGCACTCGGTGCTCTTCGTGCAGTCGCAAGTTCCGGCGCACGCCGAGCTTGCCTGGGTGCTGAACACCATCACCGGCTTCGGTGAGGCTTCGCGCATGACCCAGTTCAAAGACAAGTCAGCCAAGCAGGGTTCGGATGCCGCCTCCGTCGGTCTCTTCACGTACCCCGTGCTGATGGCCGCCGACATCCTGCTCTACGACACCGCTATTGTGCCGGTGGGCGAAGATCAGCGTCAGCACATCGAACTCACGCGCGACCTCGCCACCCGCTTCAACTCGCGTTTCGGCGACACCTTTGTGATGCCTGAACCTCAGATTCAGAAGGCCACCGCCAAGATTTACGACCTGCAGAACCCCGAGTCGAAGATGAGCAAGTCAGCGACGACGGATGCTGGCGTGTTGTGGTTGCTCGACGAGCCCACCAAGACGGCCAAGAAGATCAAATCGGCCGTGACGGATGCTGACCGCGAGATCCGTTTCGACCGCGGCGAGAAGCCCGGCGTCTCGAACCTACTCACTCTGCACTCGACGTTTAGTGGAACATCCGTTGCCGACCTCGAAGCGCAGTTCGAGGGCAAGGGGTATGGCGATCTCAAGAAAGAGGTTGCCGAGGTGGTGACAGCTGAATTCGCCCCCGTGCGCGAGCGCACTCTTGAGCTGCTGAATGACCCTGCCGAACTTGACCGCATGCTCAGCAAAAACGCTGAACGTGCCAACGAAATGGCCCAAAAGACGCTTGACCGCGTCTACGACCGAATCGGCTTCCTGCCGCGGGTGCGCTAA